Proteins encoded in a region of the Populus nigra chromosome 3, ddPopNigr1.1, whole genome shotgun sequence genome:
- the LOC133689622 gene encoding protein SCAR2 isoform X2 — translation MPLTRYQIRNEYSLADPELFKAADKDDPEALLEGVAMAGLVGVLRQLGDLAEFAAEIFHDLHEEVMTTAARGHGLMARVQQLEAEFPSIEKAFLSQTNHSPFFSSSGADWHPNLQMEQNLITRGGLPRFVMDSYEECRGPPQLFLLDKFDVAGAGACLKRYTDPSFFKVEAASSGIATVEVQRGKKIRKKKGSRYKNGETPEVVPTSHAKLHELFLEERSENGHSDPARVVKLKRRLFNGSPFDLKPGKSYMQKFVLTPSPDRKQVCEDSVTRSPLKLTLDNSSESRYEIHEVSVASPVKQSSHGGESTSSSPSEREATLKTFMDELNGEPVDSRIIKVLNPIVDREMDEYPLIVHKMVIEEESSVDADGKAEGTVDGDHSDDMTSEVENYMDALTTMDSGMETDNEYKPMNGQDFMDVRAHGADSDANEEQLDAQANFSDSQSIGNSSLSEGGNSSFKKGTSSFSYSDTLSNVAENTASDSEGAGKWFPSISSTENYPRDIADLPSDSPSVFAESGITESHHLVTFNDTEEDKIPDSGEASRSSCLTDWNLVFLHAAPVAGSMVSPLAGPELDEASSGSIKPGSESPNSDRNGLNLADSLVALSDFPSQLGHDTSLTDSSKTHSVGELDHEDPKMLTDAVVLVSNVSDLAFEKKGSDDSVNGVLQTDYAAEHSTMTPAEERFPKSTLPVVELDSGVLSLPDNLDFVKPDVLVSEVDDAIATRETRAENLTLVVDTSETECVSEHHFSDITIDASQLELDSSKLGVPCSEVNINLEEISNGFDAEENVAFTKVDITRGDAASFEHQSLSSDKPILEDHVNLDDAVTETGQAEDMAVSSAASCGANNEDVSNVICPSSELVCSPPRNATEPLEALSIPGDPHLTRLDLDEVISAKPLSESQVQMEVTSIDWDSNPYKPVSEGHPNQEVSEVHNLSLELSNQESETKDNHQHHYAEASDNTVCLPLCYLPESGNTLEQSTEVQDDQISAESSHADNTNTLLSSQTSSTGYLVGTGIPLGHTLELKSDQLDRGCLKLGEASCISTDLQSESSRLKDLSSQELLLQSFCQERNATVLETNPFDSAFPSFGALPVPEASQVYPEAMPPLPPLPPMQWRLGKIQPASLDAYRDMIDNSEGTFPLIQPFMVDQQVHFDFPSLDREIAHPSNPFLSLPVEESQMFPHSTTESMGNSLLPTSLLSETPIIDNDAHCQQDHLRSDTTQSVSSSLALPEMSNERHEHGFLPLGGESAQSSSNPFSLEPNIEHTTAVNDPMPTQVLPIHPFNQSAPKTVLDMKFPGQSSQSSEEELGNSSGKSAAPLTMEEEPHHDFVTSRGLTMWPPSALAMTPPTYEVGKPNGNKIPRPRNPLIDAVAAHDKSKLRKVAELVRPQVGPKVEERDSLLEQIRTKSFNLKPATVTRPSIQGIQGPKTNLKVAAILEKANAIRQALTGSDEDNDSDSWSDS, via the exons ATGCCGTTGACGAGATATCAGATAAGGAACGAATACAGTTTAGCCGATCCAGAGTTGTTTAAAGCAGCTGATAAAGATGATCCAGAAGCGCTTTTGGAAGGTGTCGCCATGGCTGGCCTCGTCGGCGTCTTGCGCCAGCTCGGTGACCTCGCCGA GTTCGCTGCTGAGATTTTCCATGACCTGCACGAAGAAGTAATGACAACTGCAGCAAGAGGCCATGGGCTGATGGCTCGTGTACAACAGCTCGAGGCAGAATTTCCTTCAATTGAGAAGGCATTTCTCTCCCAAACTAATCATTCACCATTCTTTTCCAGCTCAG GTGCTGACTGGCATCCTAATTTACAAATGGAGCAGAATCTAATTACTCGTGGAGGCTTACCTCGCTTTGTAATGGACTCTTACGAAGAATGCCGTGGCCCACCACAGTTATTCCTTTTGGATAA GTTTGATGTTGCGGGGGCTGGGGCATGTTTGAAACGTTATACCGATCCATCATTCTTTAAAGTTGAAGCAGCATCCTCTGGAATAGCAACTGTAGAAGTTCAGAGGGGGAAGAAAATTCGAAAGAAG AAAGGATCACGGTATAAAAATGGAGAAACTCCTGAAGTTGTACCAACATCACATGCCAA ATTGCATGAGTTGTTTTTGGAGGAGCGTTCTGAAAATGGCCATTCTGACCCTGCACGGGTAGTGAAATTAAAGAGAAGGCTGTTCAATGGATCTCCATTTGATCTGAAACCTGGGAAGAGTTACATGCAGAAATTTGTGCTTACTCCTTCACCAGATCGTAAACAAGTTTGTGAAGATTCTGTCACTCGTTCACCTTTGAAGTTGACATTAGATAATTCTAGTGAATCAAGGTATGAAATACATGAGGTCAGTGTGGCAAGCCCTGTGAAGCAATCATCACATGGAGGGGAAAGCACATCTTCATCACCCAGTGAACGGGAGGCCACGCTTAAAACTTTTATGGACGAGTTGAATGGAGAGCCTGTTGATAGTAGAATAATTAAGGTACTTAACCCAATTGTTGATCGTGAGATGGATGAATATCCCCTTATTGTCCACAAGATGGTGATTGAAGAGGAATCATCAGTTGATGCAGATGGAAAAGCAGAGGGCACTGTAGATGGGGATCATTCCGATGACATGACAAGCGAGGTGGAAAACTACATGGATGCTCTTACTACCATGGATTCTGGAATGGAAACAGACAATGAGTATAAACCTATGAATGGTCAGGACTTCATGGATGTGAGGGCACACGGTGCAGATTCTGATGCAAACGAGGAACAGCTGGATGCTCAAGCTAATTTTTCAGATTCTCAATCCATTGGAAACTCTTCTCTCTCAGAGGGTGGGAACAGTTCGTTTAAGAAAGGAACGTCTAGCTTTTCTTACTCTGACACTCTCAGCAATGTGGCTGAGAATACAGCATCTGATAGTGAAGGAGCAGGTAAATGGTTCCCTTCTATCTCTTCTACTGAAAACTATCCAAGAGACATTGCTGATTTGCCATCAGATAGTCCATCTGTATTTGCGGAGAGTGGCATAACTGAATCCCATCACCTTGTAACATTCAATGATACCGAGGAAGACAAAATCCCTGATTCTGGTGAAGCTTCTCGTAGTTCATGTCTTACAGATTGGAATCTTGTGTTCCTGCATGCAGCTCCTGTTGCAGGTTCCATGGTAAGCCCCCTGGcaggacctgaactagatgaggCATCCTCTGGCAGTATTAAACCTGGCTCTGAATCACCAAACTCCGATAGAAATGGTTTAAACCTGGCTGATTCTTTGGTAGCACTATCTGATTTCCCTTCACAATTGGGGCATGATACTTCACTTACAGATTCTTCTAAAACTCATTCTGTGGGTGAGTTGGATCATGAAGATCCAAAAATGTTAACCGATGCTGTTGTGCTTGTGTCAAACGTGTCAGATCTGGCTTTTGAAAAGAAAGGCAGTGATGATTCTGTGAATGGAGTGCTTCAAACAGATTATGCAGCTGAACATTCAACTATGACACCGGCAGAGGAGCGATTTCCTAAGTCAACTTTGCCTGTAGTCGAGTTGGATTCAGGGGTCCTATCTCTGCCTGATAATTTGGATTTTGTAAAGCCTGATGTTTTAGTTTCTGAAGTTGACGATGCAATTGCAACAAGGGAGACTAGAGCAGAAAATTTAACACTAGTGGTGGATACTTCAGAGACCGAATGCGTTAGCGAGCATCACTTCTCTGATATAACTATTGATGCCTCACAATTGGAACTTGACTCATCTAAATTAGGAGTTCCATGTTCTGAAGTGAATATAAATCTTGAAGAAATTTCAAACGGTTTTGATGCTGAGGAAAACGTTGCATTCACAAAGGTGGATATTACAAGAGGAGATGCTGCGTCGTTCGAACATCAGTCATTGAGTTCAGATAAACCAATACTTGAAGATCATGTAAATTTGGATGATGCTGTAACTGAAACTGGTCAAGCAGAAGATATGGCTGTATCTAGTGCTGCTTCATGTGGTGCAAACAATGAAGATGTCAGCAATGTGATTTGTCCCTCTTCAGAGTTAGTTTGTTCCCCGCCTAGGAATGCTACAGAGCCACTAGAAGCTCTTTCCATCCCTGGGGATCCACATCTGACAAGGTTGGACCTTGATGAGGTAATTTCTGCCAAACCTCTGTCAGAATCACAGGTGCAGATGGAAGTTACTTCTATAGATTGGGATTCTAACCCATATAAACCAGTTTCTGAAGGCCATCCAAATCAAGAGGTAAGTGAAGTTCATAACCTGTCTTTGGAACTGAGCAACCAGGAGTCAGAAACAAAAGATAACCATCAGCATCATTATGCGGAGGCTAGCGACAACACTGTTTGTTTGCCTTTGTGTTATCTACCAGAGTCGGGAAATACTCTAGAACAATCAACTGAGGTGCAAGATGATCAGATTAGTGCAGAGTCCAGTCATGCAGACAACACAAATACTTTGTTGAGTAGTCAAACTTCATCTACTGGGTACCTTGTAGGAACTGGAATTCCTCTGGGGCACACATTGGAATTGAAGTCTGATCAACTAGACAGGGGATGCCTGAAATTAGGTGAAGCAAGTTGTATATCAACAGATCTTCAGTCTGAAAGTTCCCGTTTGAAAGATCTCTCCAGTCAAGAGCTTTTACTGCAATCATTCTGTCAGGAACGTAATGCAACTGTTCTGGAAACAAATCCATTTGATTCTGCTTTTCCTAGCTTTGGTGCACTCCCTGTCCCTGAGGCAAGTCAGGTCTATCCAGAGGCAATGCCACCATTGCCACCTCTACCTCCTATGCAATGGAGGTTAGGGAAAATTCAACCTGCTTCACTAGATGCATACAGAGATATGATTGATAATAGTGAAGGCACTTTCCCACTGATCCAGCCATTTATGGTTGATCAGCAGGTCCATTTTGATTTCCCATCATTAGATAGAGAGATCGCGCACCCTTCAAACCCATTTCTGTCTCTCCCTGTTGAAGAAAGTCAGATGTTTCCACACTCGACTACAGAGTCAATGGGAAATTCCTTGCTTCCAACTTCACTCTTGTCAGAAACACCAATCATTGACAATGATGCACACTGTCAACAGGATCACCTCCGATCAGACACAACACAATCTGTGAGCTCATCTTTGGCTTTACCAGAAATGTCCAATGAGAGGCATGAGCATGGTTTCCTTCCATTAGGAGGAGAATCTGCACAATCTAGTTCCAATCCATTCTCACTAGAGCCAAACATAGAACATACGACTGCTGTAAATGATCCCATGCCAACACAGGTCCTGCCAATCCATCCATTTAATCAATCAGCACCCAAAACAGTATTAGACATGAAGTTTCCTGGTCAGAGTTCACAAAGTTCAGAAGAGGAACTAGGGAATTCTTCTGGTAAATCTGCAGCACCACTAACTATGGAAGAAGAGCCGCATCATGATTTTGTAACTTCACGGGGATTAACAATGTGGCCGCCGAGTGCATTAGCTATGACACCACCAACCTATGAAGTTGGAAAGCCAAATGGAAACAAGATCCCTCGTCCTAGAAATCCTCTCATTGATGCTGTTGCTGCACATGATAAAAGCAAG TTGAGAAAGGTTGCTGAACTAGTTCGACCTCAGGTTGGACCAAAAGTAGAAGAAAGAGATTCACTTCTGGAACAGATACGAACCAAG TCCTTTAACTTGAAGCCTGCAACCGTGACAAGGCCTAGCATTCAGGGTATTCAGGGTCCGAAAACCAACTTGAAGGTCGCAGCCATCTTAGAGAAAGCAAATGCAATTCGCCAG GCATTGACTGGAAGCGATGAAGATAACGATTCAGACAGCTGGAGTGATTCTTAG
- the LOC133689622 gene encoding protein SCAR2 isoform X1, which yields MPLTRYQIRNEYSLADPELFKAADKDDPEALLEGVAMAGLVGVLRQLGDLAEFAAEIFHDLHEEVMTTAARGHGLMARVQQLEAEFPSIEKAFLSQTNHSPFFSSSGADWHPNLQMEQNLITRGGLPRFVMDSYEECRGPPQLFLLDKFDVAGAGACLKRYTDPSFFKVEAASSGIATVEVQRGKKIRKKKKGSRYKNGETPEVVPTSHAKLHELFLEERSENGHSDPARVVKLKRRLFNGSPFDLKPGKSYMQKFVLTPSPDRKQVCEDSVTRSPLKLTLDNSSESRYEIHEVSVASPVKQSSHGGESTSSSPSEREATLKTFMDELNGEPVDSRIIKVLNPIVDREMDEYPLIVHKMVIEEESSVDADGKAEGTVDGDHSDDMTSEVENYMDALTTMDSGMETDNEYKPMNGQDFMDVRAHGADSDANEEQLDAQANFSDSQSIGNSSLSEGGNSSFKKGTSSFSYSDTLSNVAENTASDSEGAGKWFPSISSTENYPRDIADLPSDSPSVFAESGITESHHLVTFNDTEEDKIPDSGEASRSSCLTDWNLVFLHAAPVAGSMVSPLAGPELDEASSGSIKPGSESPNSDRNGLNLADSLVALSDFPSQLGHDTSLTDSSKTHSVGELDHEDPKMLTDAVVLVSNVSDLAFEKKGSDDSVNGVLQTDYAAEHSTMTPAEERFPKSTLPVVELDSGVLSLPDNLDFVKPDVLVSEVDDAIATRETRAENLTLVVDTSETECVSEHHFSDITIDASQLELDSSKLGVPCSEVNINLEEISNGFDAEENVAFTKVDITRGDAASFEHQSLSSDKPILEDHVNLDDAVTETGQAEDMAVSSAASCGANNEDVSNVICPSSELVCSPPRNATEPLEALSIPGDPHLTRLDLDEVISAKPLSESQVQMEVTSIDWDSNPYKPVSEGHPNQEVSEVHNLSLELSNQESETKDNHQHHYAEASDNTVCLPLCYLPESGNTLEQSTEVQDDQISAESSHADNTNTLLSSQTSSTGYLVGTGIPLGHTLELKSDQLDRGCLKLGEASCISTDLQSESSRLKDLSSQELLLQSFCQERNATVLETNPFDSAFPSFGALPVPEASQVYPEAMPPLPPLPPMQWRLGKIQPASLDAYRDMIDNSEGTFPLIQPFMVDQQVHFDFPSLDREIAHPSNPFLSLPVEESQMFPHSTTESMGNSLLPTSLLSETPIIDNDAHCQQDHLRSDTTQSVSSSLALPEMSNERHEHGFLPLGGESAQSSSNPFSLEPNIEHTTAVNDPMPTQVLPIHPFNQSAPKTVLDMKFPGQSSQSSEEELGNSSGKSAAPLTMEEEPHHDFVTSRGLTMWPPSALAMTPPTYEVGKPNGNKIPRPRNPLIDAVAAHDKSKLRKVAELVRPQVGPKVEERDSLLEQIRTKSFNLKPATVTRPSIQGIQGPKTNLKVAAILEKANAIRQALTGSDEDNDSDSWSDS from the exons ATGCCGTTGACGAGATATCAGATAAGGAACGAATACAGTTTAGCCGATCCAGAGTTGTTTAAAGCAGCTGATAAAGATGATCCAGAAGCGCTTTTGGAAGGTGTCGCCATGGCTGGCCTCGTCGGCGTCTTGCGCCAGCTCGGTGACCTCGCCGA GTTCGCTGCTGAGATTTTCCATGACCTGCACGAAGAAGTAATGACAACTGCAGCAAGAGGCCATGGGCTGATGGCTCGTGTACAACAGCTCGAGGCAGAATTTCCTTCAATTGAGAAGGCATTTCTCTCCCAAACTAATCATTCACCATTCTTTTCCAGCTCAG GTGCTGACTGGCATCCTAATTTACAAATGGAGCAGAATCTAATTACTCGTGGAGGCTTACCTCGCTTTGTAATGGACTCTTACGAAGAATGCCGTGGCCCACCACAGTTATTCCTTTTGGATAA GTTTGATGTTGCGGGGGCTGGGGCATGTTTGAAACGTTATACCGATCCATCATTCTTTAAAGTTGAAGCAGCATCCTCTGGAATAGCAACTGTAGAAGTTCAGAGGGGGAAGAAAATTCGAAAGAAG AAGAAAGGATCACGGTATAAAAATGGAGAAACTCCTGAAGTTGTACCAACATCACATGCCAA ATTGCATGAGTTGTTTTTGGAGGAGCGTTCTGAAAATGGCCATTCTGACCCTGCACGGGTAGTGAAATTAAAGAGAAGGCTGTTCAATGGATCTCCATTTGATCTGAAACCTGGGAAGAGTTACATGCAGAAATTTGTGCTTACTCCTTCACCAGATCGTAAACAAGTTTGTGAAGATTCTGTCACTCGTTCACCTTTGAAGTTGACATTAGATAATTCTAGTGAATCAAGGTATGAAATACATGAGGTCAGTGTGGCAAGCCCTGTGAAGCAATCATCACATGGAGGGGAAAGCACATCTTCATCACCCAGTGAACGGGAGGCCACGCTTAAAACTTTTATGGACGAGTTGAATGGAGAGCCTGTTGATAGTAGAATAATTAAGGTACTTAACCCAATTGTTGATCGTGAGATGGATGAATATCCCCTTATTGTCCACAAGATGGTGATTGAAGAGGAATCATCAGTTGATGCAGATGGAAAAGCAGAGGGCACTGTAGATGGGGATCATTCCGATGACATGACAAGCGAGGTGGAAAACTACATGGATGCTCTTACTACCATGGATTCTGGAATGGAAACAGACAATGAGTATAAACCTATGAATGGTCAGGACTTCATGGATGTGAGGGCACACGGTGCAGATTCTGATGCAAACGAGGAACAGCTGGATGCTCAAGCTAATTTTTCAGATTCTCAATCCATTGGAAACTCTTCTCTCTCAGAGGGTGGGAACAGTTCGTTTAAGAAAGGAACGTCTAGCTTTTCTTACTCTGACACTCTCAGCAATGTGGCTGAGAATACAGCATCTGATAGTGAAGGAGCAGGTAAATGGTTCCCTTCTATCTCTTCTACTGAAAACTATCCAAGAGACATTGCTGATTTGCCATCAGATAGTCCATCTGTATTTGCGGAGAGTGGCATAACTGAATCCCATCACCTTGTAACATTCAATGATACCGAGGAAGACAAAATCCCTGATTCTGGTGAAGCTTCTCGTAGTTCATGTCTTACAGATTGGAATCTTGTGTTCCTGCATGCAGCTCCTGTTGCAGGTTCCATGGTAAGCCCCCTGGcaggacctgaactagatgaggCATCCTCTGGCAGTATTAAACCTGGCTCTGAATCACCAAACTCCGATAGAAATGGTTTAAACCTGGCTGATTCTTTGGTAGCACTATCTGATTTCCCTTCACAATTGGGGCATGATACTTCACTTACAGATTCTTCTAAAACTCATTCTGTGGGTGAGTTGGATCATGAAGATCCAAAAATGTTAACCGATGCTGTTGTGCTTGTGTCAAACGTGTCAGATCTGGCTTTTGAAAAGAAAGGCAGTGATGATTCTGTGAATGGAGTGCTTCAAACAGATTATGCAGCTGAACATTCAACTATGACACCGGCAGAGGAGCGATTTCCTAAGTCAACTTTGCCTGTAGTCGAGTTGGATTCAGGGGTCCTATCTCTGCCTGATAATTTGGATTTTGTAAAGCCTGATGTTTTAGTTTCTGAAGTTGACGATGCAATTGCAACAAGGGAGACTAGAGCAGAAAATTTAACACTAGTGGTGGATACTTCAGAGACCGAATGCGTTAGCGAGCATCACTTCTCTGATATAACTATTGATGCCTCACAATTGGAACTTGACTCATCTAAATTAGGAGTTCCATGTTCTGAAGTGAATATAAATCTTGAAGAAATTTCAAACGGTTTTGATGCTGAGGAAAACGTTGCATTCACAAAGGTGGATATTACAAGAGGAGATGCTGCGTCGTTCGAACATCAGTCATTGAGTTCAGATAAACCAATACTTGAAGATCATGTAAATTTGGATGATGCTGTAACTGAAACTGGTCAAGCAGAAGATATGGCTGTATCTAGTGCTGCTTCATGTGGTGCAAACAATGAAGATGTCAGCAATGTGATTTGTCCCTCTTCAGAGTTAGTTTGTTCCCCGCCTAGGAATGCTACAGAGCCACTAGAAGCTCTTTCCATCCCTGGGGATCCACATCTGACAAGGTTGGACCTTGATGAGGTAATTTCTGCCAAACCTCTGTCAGAATCACAGGTGCAGATGGAAGTTACTTCTATAGATTGGGATTCTAACCCATATAAACCAGTTTCTGAAGGCCATCCAAATCAAGAGGTAAGTGAAGTTCATAACCTGTCTTTGGAACTGAGCAACCAGGAGTCAGAAACAAAAGATAACCATCAGCATCATTATGCGGAGGCTAGCGACAACACTGTTTGTTTGCCTTTGTGTTATCTACCAGAGTCGGGAAATACTCTAGAACAATCAACTGAGGTGCAAGATGATCAGATTAGTGCAGAGTCCAGTCATGCAGACAACACAAATACTTTGTTGAGTAGTCAAACTTCATCTACTGGGTACCTTGTAGGAACTGGAATTCCTCTGGGGCACACATTGGAATTGAAGTCTGATCAACTAGACAGGGGATGCCTGAAATTAGGTGAAGCAAGTTGTATATCAACAGATCTTCAGTCTGAAAGTTCCCGTTTGAAAGATCTCTCCAGTCAAGAGCTTTTACTGCAATCATTCTGTCAGGAACGTAATGCAACTGTTCTGGAAACAAATCCATTTGATTCTGCTTTTCCTAGCTTTGGTGCACTCCCTGTCCCTGAGGCAAGTCAGGTCTATCCAGAGGCAATGCCACCATTGCCACCTCTACCTCCTATGCAATGGAGGTTAGGGAAAATTCAACCTGCTTCACTAGATGCATACAGAGATATGATTGATAATAGTGAAGGCACTTTCCCACTGATCCAGCCATTTATGGTTGATCAGCAGGTCCATTTTGATTTCCCATCATTAGATAGAGAGATCGCGCACCCTTCAAACCCATTTCTGTCTCTCCCTGTTGAAGAAAGTCAGATGTTTCCACACTCGACTACAGAGTCAATGGGAAATTCCTTGCTTCCAACTTCACTCTTGTCAGAAACACCAATCATTGACAATGATGCACACTGTCAACAGGATCACCTCCGATCAGACACAACACAATCTGTGAGCTCATCTTTGGCTTTACCAGAAATGTCCAATGAGAGGCATGAGCATGGTTTCCTTCCATTAGGAGGAGAATCTGCACAATCTAGTTCCAATCCATTCTCACTAGAGCCAAACATAGAACATACGACTGCTGTAAATGATCCCATGCCAACACAGGTCCTGCCAATCCATCCATTTAATCAATCAGCACCCAAAACAGTATTAGACATGAAGTTTCCTGGTCAGAGTTCACAAAGTTCAGAAGAGGAACTAGGGAATTCTTCTGGTAAATCTGCAGCACCACTAACTATGGAAGAAGAGCCGCATCATGATTTTGTAACTTCACGGGGATTAACAATGTGGCCGCCGAGTGCATTAGCTATGACACCACCAACCTATGAAGTTGGAAAGCCAAATGGAAACAAGATCCCTCGTCCTAGAAATCCTCTCATTGATGCTGTTGCTGCACATGATAAAAGCAAG TTGAGAAAGGTTGCTGAACTAGTTCGACCTCAGGTTGGACCAAAAGTAGAAGAAAGAGATTCACTTCTGGAACAGATACGAACCAAG TCCTTTAACTTGAAGCCTGCAACCGTGACAAGGCCTAGCATTCAGGGTATTCAGGGTCCGAAAACCAACTTGAAGGTCGCAGCCATCTTAGAGAAAGCAAATGCAATTCGCCAG GCATTGACTGGAAGCGATGAAGATAACGATTCAGACAGCTGGAGTGATTCTTAG
- the LOC133688988 gene encoding putative pentatricopeptide repeat-containing protein At3g08820, with protein MSSLILNKSARIKIRLFQGFNSLKHLKHVHAALLRLGLDEDSYLLNKVLRFSFNFGNTNYSHRIFHQTKEPNIFLFNTMIHGLVLNDSFPESIEIYHSMRKEGLSPDSFTFPFLLKACARLLDSKLGIKLHGLVVKAGCESDAFVNTSLVSLYGKCGFIDNAFKVFDDIPEKNVAAWTAIISGYIGVGKCREAIDMFRRLLDMGLRPDSFSLVRVLAACTRIGDLRSGEWIDDYITKIGMVRNVFVATSLVDFYVKCGNMERACSVFDGMLEKDIVSWSSMIQGYASNGLPKEALDLFFKMLNEGFRPDCYAMVGVLCACARLGALELGNWASNLMDRNEFLGNPVLGTALIDMYAKCGRMDSAWEVFRGMRKKDIVVWNAAISGLAMSGHVKAAFGLFGQMEKSGIEPDGNTFVGLLCACTHAGLVDEGRQYFKSMERVFTLTPEIEHYGCMVDLLGRAGFLDEAHQLVKSMPMEANAIVWGALLGGCRLHRDTQLVEVVLKQLIALEPSNSGNYVLLSNIYSASHKWEDAAKIRSIMSERGIKKVPGYSWIEVDGVVHEFLVGDTSHPLSEKIYAKLGELVTDLKASGYVPTTDYVLFDIEEEEKEHFIGCHSEKLAIAFGLISTAPNDKIRVVKNLRVCGDCHEAIKHISRFTGREIIVRDNNRFHCFNDGSCSCKDYW; from the coding sequence atgTCTTCCTTAATTCTCAACAAGTCAGCACGCATCAAAATCCGCCTCTTTCAAGGCTTTAACTCTCTCAAACACCTAAAACATGTCCACGCAGCCCTTCTCCGCCTCGGCCTCGACGAAGACAGTTACCTCCTTAACAAGGTCTTACGTTTCAGCTTCAACTTTGGCAACACAAACTATTCCCATCGCATATTTCATCAAACCAAAGAACctaatattttccttttcaatacaATGATCCATGGCTTAGTTTTGAATGATTCTTTCCCAGAATCCATTGAAATTTACCACTCAATGAGAAAAGAAGGGCTTTCTCCTGATAGTTTTACTTTCCCTTTTTTGTTGAAAGCGTGTGCCAGGCTTTTGGATTCTAAATTGGGTATTAAGTTGCATGGCCTTGTGGTTAAAGCGGGTTGTGAATCGGATGCGTTTGTTAATACTAGTTTGGTCAGTTTGTATGGGAAATGTGGGTTTATAGACAATGCATTTAAGGTGTTTGATGATATTCCCGAGAAGAATGTTGCTGCGTGGACGGCGATAATAAGTGGGTATATTGGTGTTGGGAAATGTAGGGAGGCGATTGATATGTTTCGTAGGTTGTTGGATATGGGTTTGAGGCCGGATAGTTTCAGTCTTGTTCGGGTTTTGGCTGCCTGCACACGAATTGGGGATTTGAGAAGTGGAGAGTGGATTGATGATTACATAACGAAGATTGGCATGGTAAGGAATGTGTTTGTGGCTACTTCTTTGGTggatttttatgtcaaatgcGGAAACATGGAGAGAGCATGTAGTGTCTTTGATGGGATGCTGGAGAAGGATATTGTTTCTTGGAGTTCTATGATTCAGGGTTATGCGTCCAATGGGCTGCCTAAAGAAGCTTTAGAcctcttttttaaaatgttgaatgAGGGTTTCAGACCTGATTGTTATGCTATGGTGGGGGTTCTTTGTGCTTGTGCGAGGTTAGGAGCACTAGAATTAGGGAACTGGGCTAGCAATTTGATGGATAGAAATGAGTTCTTGGGCAATCCTGTCTTGGGTACGGCATTGATTGACATGTATGCAAAATGTGGGAGAATGGATAGCGCCTGGGAAGTTTTCAGGGGAATGAGGAAGAAAGATATAGTAGTTTGGAATGCAGCTATATCAGGTCTTGCCATGAGTGGACATGTCAAAGCAGCATTTGGACTTTTTGGCCAAATGGAGAAATCTGGGATTGAGCCGGATGGGAACACTTTTGTTGGCCTACTTTGTGCTTGTACTCATGCGGGTCTGGTTGATGAGGGTCGTCAATATTTTAAGAGTATGGAACGTGTTTTTACCTTGACTCCAGAAATCGAACACTATGGATGCATGGTGGATCTCCTGGGCCGTGCAGGTTTCTTAGATGAAGCTCATCAGCTTGTCAAAAGTATGCCAATGGAGGCCAATGCTATTGTTTGGGGAGCATTGCTGGGTGGATGCAGGCTGCATAGAGATACCCAATTGGTGGAAGTTGTGCTGAAACAGCTCATAGCATTAGAACCGTCCAACTCAGGTAATTACGTTCTTTTGTCAAATATATATTCAGCAAGTCATAAATGGGAAGATGCAGCAAAGATTAGGTCAATCATGAGTGAGAGGGGGATTAAGAAAGTACCAGGGTATAGTTGGATTGAAGTGGATGGAGTTGTTCATGAATTCCTTGTGGGGGATACATCCCATCCCTTATCGGAGAAAATATATGCAAAACTTGGCGAATTGGTCACGGACTTGAAAGCATCAGGTTATGTTCCCACAACAGATTATGTGCTGTTTGATatagaagaagaggagaaggagCATTTCATTGGTTGTCACAGTGAGAAGCTGGCTATTGCCTTTGGTTTGATAAGCACAGCTCCAAATGACAAAATTCGTGTTGTGAAAAATCTTCGTGTTTGTGGTGATTGTCATGAGGCAATAAAGCACATTTCTAGGTTTACAGGTAGAGAGATAATTGTGAGAGATAACAACCGATTCCATTGTTTTAATGATGGTTCTTGTTCATGTAAAGATTATTGGTGA